A part of Prionailurus viverrinus isolate Anna chromosome E1, UM_Priviv_1.0, whole genome shotgun sequence genomic DNA contains:
- the LOC125151770 gene encoding schlafen family member 5-like isoform X10, with product MSLKVDLETNFAECVLNAGKIILGDTQRKEMNPELRKKQRENILKAICALLNSGGGVVKAEIENKDYNYEIHGVGLMMPSIFKDYLDEMQQGELFLIFVRSWNADASGVRIATLCSNLHYRYRASTDVMDSKEALAFLKGKTQTLRNTDSSSLSPHKVQVGVRNEYNIRASAAAVFARTQLQYLEKLNFTNSLHVEFKMFSTEESQCFHESLPSCVSAFANTEGGYIFFGVHDETHEVIGCEKEKIDFDMLKACIDSCIRNLPVHHFCTQKHEIKYAVKFLEVHNQGILHGYVCAVKVEQFCCAVFSKMPSSWQVKDNCVKQLDTKQWIAWMMEADPDLSRFSEMVLALSLSSTTPRSRTVCTHKNFECLEAQQKRIFPVLPDRMVYTPESVYKELFSTHKGLKNLINKEMCSFSQGILIFSRSWAVDVGLQEKQGVICDALLLSQNNTPRLYTILSEWDPSWKGYSRKVARVLKQMLVNTGGYTGKLCITPLIFLLNPDNTATTLHDLDLQIYPNSYNLRTTQHMEALLRSLVIVLLGFRSFLSEEMGSEMCLREFL from the exons ATGAGTCTCAAGGTTGATTTGGAAACAAACTTTGCTGAATGTGTCTTAAATGCAGGAAAGATCATCCTTGGGGatacacaaaggaaagaaatgaatccTGAATTGCggaaaaaacagagggaaaacatCTTGAAAGCAATATGTGCTCTGCTGAATTCTGGTGGCGGAGTGGTCAAGGCTGAGATTGAGAACAAAGACTACAATTATGAAATCCATGGAGTAGGCCTGATGATGCCTtcaatttttaaagactatttagATGAGATGCAGCAGGGAGAACTCTTTTTGATTTTTGTGAGATCCTGGAACGCAGATGCCTCTGGTGTACGAATCGCTACCTTGTGCTCCAATTTGCACTATAGATACAGAGCATCTACTGATGTCATGGATTCTAAGGAAGCATTGGCATTCCTCAAAGGGAAAACTCAGACTCTTAGGAATACTGATTCCAGTTCATTAAGTCCACACAAAGTTCAGGTTGGTGTGCGAAACGAGTATAACATAAGGGCCTCAGCTGCTGCTGTATTCGCTAGAACTCAGCTTCAGTACCTAGAAAAGCTCAACTTTACTAATTCCCTCCACGttgaatttaaaatgttctcaaCAGAGGAGTCACAGTGCTTTCACGAGAGTCTCCCCAGTTGTGTTTCTGCATTTGCAAACACTGAAGGAGGGTATATATTTTTTGGTGTGCATGATGAGACCCATGAAGTCATTGGatgtgaaaaggagaaaatagattTTGACATGTTGAAGGCTTGTATTGATTCCTGTATTAGGAATCTCCCTGTCCATCATTTCTGTACACAGAAGCATGAGATAAAATATGCTGTCAAATTCCTTGAAGTACACAATCAGGGGATCCTCCATGGATATGTCTGTGCAGTCAAGGTGGAACAATTTTGCTGTGCAGTGTTTTCCAAGATGCCCAGTTCCTGGCAGGTGAAGGACAATTGTGTGAAACAGCTGGACACGAAGCAATGGATAGCTTGGATGATGGAAGCCGACCCAG atctttccagattttctgaGATGGTCCTTGCATTGAGTTTGTCATCCACTACACCCCGCAGCAGGACTGTGTGCACTCATAAGAATTTTGAATGTCTGGAAGCACAGCAAAAACGTATCTTTCCAG TATTACCAGACAGAATGGTGTATACACCAGAAAGCGTCTACAAGGAGCTGTTCTCAACACATAAAGGActcaaaaacttaataaataaggaaatgtgctctttctctcaaggaATATTGATATTCTCTCGAAGCTGGGCTGTGGACGTGGGTCTGCAAGAGAAGCAGGGAGTCATCTGCGATGCTCTTCTGCTTTCCCAGAACAACACCCCACGCCTCTACACTATCCTCAGCGAGTGGGACCCAAGCTGGAAGGGCTACTCTAGGAAAGTCGCCCGCGTCTTAAAACAGATGCTGGTGAACACAGGTGGCTACACTGGGAAATTGTGTATCACTCCCTTGATCTTCCTACTGAATCCTGATAATACAGCAACGACTCTTCATGATTTGGATTTGCAAATTTACCCCAACTCCTATAACCTTAGGACCACCCAGCACATGGAAGCTCTGTTACGGTCCCTTGTGATAGTCTTGCTCGGATTCCGATCTTTCTTAAGTGAAGAGATGGGCTCTGAG ATGTGTTTAAGA GAATTTCTTTAA
- the LOC125151770 gene encoding schlafen family member 5-like isoform X6: MSLKVDLETNFAECVLNAGKIILGDTQRKEMNPELRKKQRENILKAICALLNSGGGVVKAEIENKDYNYEIHGVGLMMPSIFKDYLDEMQQGELFLIFVRSWNADASGVRIATLCSNLHYRYRASTDVMDSKEALAFLKGKTQTLRNTDSSSLSPHKVQVGVRNEYNIRASAAAVFARTQLQYLEKLNFTNSLHVEFKMFSTEESQCFHESLPSCVSAFANTEGGYIFFGVHDETHEVIGCEKEKIDFDMLKACIDSCIRNLPVHHFCTQKHEIKYAVKFLEVHNQGILHGYVCAVKVEQFCCAVFSKMPSSWQVKDNCVKQLDTKQWIAWMMEADPDLSRFSEMVLALSLSSTTPRSRTVCTHKNFECLEAQQKRIFPVLPDRMVYTPESVYKELFSTHKGLKNLINKEMCSFSQGILIFSRSWAVDVGLQEKQGVICDALLLSQNNTPRLYTILSEWDPSWKGYSRKVARVLKQMLVNTGGYTGKLCITPLIFLLNPDNTATTLHDLDLQIYPNSYNLRTTQHMEALLRSLVIVLLGFRSFLSEEMGSEMCLRDTERSCVWPFMGQEWLWNISKYKIRKYKLQFFRNHIT, translated from the exons ATGAGTCTCAAGGTTGATTTGGAAACAAACTTTGCTGAATGTGTCTTAAATGCAGGAAAGATCATCCTTGGGGatacacaaaggaaagaaatgaatccTGAATTGCggaaaaaacagagggaaaacatCTTGAAAGCAATATGTGCTCTGCTGAATTCTGGTGGCGGAGTGGTCAAGGCTGAGATTGAGAACAAAGACTACAATTATGAAATCCATGGAGTAGGCCTGATGATGCCTtcaatttttaaagactatttagATGAGATGCAGCAGGGAGAACTCTTTTTGATTTTTGTGAGATCCTGGAACGCAGATGCCTCTGGTGTACGAATCGCTACCTTGTGCTCCAATTTGCACTATAGATACAGAGCATCTACTGATGTCATGGATTCTAAGGAAGCATTGGCATTCCTCAAAGGGAAAACTCAGACTCTTAGGAATACTGATTCCAGTTCATTAAGTCCACACAAAGTTCAGGTTGGTGTGCGAAACGAGTATAACATAAGGGCCTCAGCTGCTGCTGTATTCGCTAGAACTCAGCTTCAGTACCTAGAAAAGCTCAACTTTACTAATTCCCTCCACGttgaatttaaaatgttctcaaCAGAGGAGTCACAGTGCTTTCACGAGAGTCTCCCCAGTTGTGTTTCTGCATTTGCAAACACTGAAGGAGGGTATATATTTTTTGGTGTGCATGATGAGACCCATGAAGTCATTGGatgtgaaaaggagaaaatagattTTGACATGTTGAAGGCTTGTATTGATTCCTGTATTAGGAATCTCCCTGTCCATCATTTCTGTACACAGAAGCATGAGATAAAATATGCTGTCAAATTCCTTGAAGTACACAATCAGGGGATCCTCCATGGATATGTCTGTGCAGTCAAGGTGGAACAATTTTGCTGTGCAGTGTTTTCCAAGATGCCCAGTTCCTGGCAGGTGAAGGACAATTGTGTGAAACAGCTGGACACGAAGCAATGGATAGCTTGGATGATGGAAGCCGACCCAG atctttccagattttctgaGATGGTCCTTGCATTGAGTTTGTCATCCACTACACCCCGCAGCAGGACTGTGTGCACTCATAAGAATTTTGAATGTCTGGAAGCACAGCAAAAACGTATCTTTCCAG TATTACCAGACAGAATGGTGTATACACCAGAAAGCGTCTACAAGGAGCTGTTCTCAACACATAAAGGActcaaaaacttaataaataaggaaatgtgctctttctctcaaggaATATTGATATTCTCTCGAAGCTGGGCTGTGGACGTGGGTCTGCAAGAGAAGCAGGGAGTCATCTGCGATGCTCTTCTGCTTTCCCAGAACAACACCCCACGCCTCTACACTATCCTCAGCGAGTGGGACCCAAGCTGGAAGGGCTACTCTAGGAAAGTCGCCCGCGTCTTAAAACAGATGCTGGTGAACACAGGTGGCTACACTGGGAAATTGTGTATCACTCCCTTGATCTTCCTACTGAATCCTGATAATACAGCAACGACTCTTCATGATTTGGATTTGCAAATTTACCCCAACTCCTATAACCTTAGGACCACCCAGCACATGGAAGCTCTGTTACGGTCCCTTGTGATAGTCTTGCTCGGATTCCGATCTTTCTTAAGTGAAGAGATGGGCTCTGAG ATGTGTTTAAGA GACACAGAGAGGTCATGTGTCTGGCCTTTTATGGGCCAGGAATGGTTgtggaatatttcaaaatataagatCAGAAAGTACAAACTGCAATTTTTTAGAAACCACATTACATGA
- the LOC125151770 gene encoding schlafen family member 5-like isoform X3, which yields MSLKVDLETNFAECVLNAGKIILGDTQRKEMNPELRKKQRENILKAICALLNSGGGVVKAEIENKDYNYEIHGVGLMMPSIFKDYLDEMQQGELFLIFVRSWNADASGVRIATLCSNLHYRYRASTDVMDSKEALAFLKGKTQTLRNTDSSSLSPHKVQVGVRNEYNIRASAAAVFARTQLQYLEKLNFTNSLHVEFKMFSTEESQCFHESLPSCVSAFANTEGGYIFFGVHDETHEVIGCEKEKIDFDMLKACIDSCIRNLPVHHFCTQKHEIKYAVKFLEVHNQGILHGYVCAVKVEQFCCAVFSKMPSSWQVKDNCVKQLDTKQWIAWMMEADPDLSRFSEMVLALSLSSTTPRSRTVCTHKNFECLEAQQKRIFPVLPDRMVYTPESVYKELFSTHKGLKNLINKEMCSFSQGILIFSRSWAVDVGLQEKQGVICDALLLSQNNTPRLYTILSEWDPSWKGYSRKVARVLKQMLVNTGGYTGKLCITPLIFLLNPDNTATTLHDLDLQIYPNSYNLRTTQHMEALLRSLVIVLLGFRSFLSEEMGSEMCLRDVAVLFSKASEVEIYKDKLLRAMRKRNTSQLDGESDLLVQIQDASDIMANHIVLDSVRRFSGLERNIVFGFNLTAEPDIFHNLLLCLASRAKKHLYILKVPI from the exons ATGAGTCTCAAGGTTGATTTGGAAACAAACTTTGCTGAATGTGTCTTAAATGCAGGAAAGATCATCCTTGGGGatacacaaaggaaagaaatgaatccTGAATTGCggaaaaaacagagggaaaacatCTTGAAAGCAATATGTGCTCTGCTGAATTCTGGTGGCGGAGTGGTCAAGGCTGAGATTGAGAACAAAGACTACAATTATGAAATCCATGGAGTAGGCCTGATGATGCCTtcaatttttaaagactatttagATGAGATGCAGCAGGGAGAACTCTTTTTGATTTTTGTGAGATCCTGGAACGCAGATGCCTCTGGTGTACGAATCGCTACCTTGTGCTCCAATTTGCACTATAGATACAGAGCATCTACTGATGTCATGGATTCTAAGGAAGCATTGGCATTCCTCAAAGGGAAAACTCAGACTCTTAGGAATACTGATTCCAGTTCATTAAGTCCACACAAAGTTCAGGTTGGTGTGCGAAACGAGTATAACATAAGGGCCTCAGCTGCTGCTGTATTCGCTAGAACTCAGCTTCAGTACCTAGAAAAGCTCAACTTTACTAATTCCCTCCACGttgaatttaaaatgttctcaaCAGAGGAGTCACAGTGCTTTCACGAGAGTCTCCCCAGTTGTGTTTCTGCATTTGCAAACACTGAAGGAGGGTATATATTTTTTGGTGTGCATGATGAGACCCATGAAGTCATTGGatgtgaaaaggagaaaatagattTTGACATGTTGAAGGCTTGTATTGATTCCTGTATTAGGAATCTCCCTGTCCATCATTTCTGTACACAGAAGCATGAGATAAAATATGCTGTCAAATTCCTTGAAGTACACAATCAGGGGATCCTCCATGGATATGTCTGTGCAGTCAAGGTGGAACAATTTTGCTGTGCAGTGTTTTCCAAGATGCCCAGTTCCTGGCAGGTGAAGGACAATTGTGTGAAACAGCTGGACACGAAGCAATGGATAGCTTGGATGATGGAAGCCGACCCAG atctttccagattttctgaGATGGTCCTTGCATTGAGTTTGTCATCCACTACACCCCGCAGCAGGACTGTGTGCACTCATAAGAATTTTGAATGTCTGGAAGCACAGCAAAAACGTATCTTTCCAG TATTACCAGACAGAATGGTGTATACACCAGAAAGCGTCTACAAGGAGCTGTTCTCAACACATAAAGGActcaaaaacttaataaataaggaaatgtgctctttctctcaaggaATATTGATATTCTCTCGAAGCTGGGCTGTGGACGTGGGTCTGCAAGAGAAGCAGGGAGTCATCTGCGATGCTCTTCTGCTTTCCCAGAACAACACCCCACGCCTCTACACTATCCTCAGCGAGTGGGACCCAAGCTGGAAGGGCTACTCTAGGAAAGTCGCCCGCGTCTTAAAACAGATGCTGGTGAACACAGGTGGCTACACTGGGAAATTGTGTATCACTCCCTTGATCTTCCTACTGAATCCTGATAATACAGCAACGACTCTTCATGATTTGGATTTGCAAATTTACCCCAACTCCTATAACCTTAGGACCACCCAGCACATGGAAGCTCTGTTACGGTCCCTTGTGATAGTCTTGCTCGGATTCCGATCTTTCTTAAGTGAAGAGATGGGCTCTGAG ATGTGTTTAAGA GACGTTGCTGTGCTTTTCAGCAAAGCAAGTGAAGTGGAAATATATAAAGATAAGCTTCTAAGAgcaatgaggaaaagaaatacatctCAGCTCGATGGGGAATCTGATCTTTTAGTACAGATCCAAGATGCATCGGATATCATGGCCAATCACATTGTGTTGGACAGTGTCCGTCGATTTTCAGGCCTGGAAAGAAACATCGTGTTTGGGTTCAACCTAACAGCTGAGCCAGATATTTTCCATAATCTTCTGCTCTGTCTGGCTTCCAGGGCAAAGAAACATCTCTATATTCTGAAGGTTCCTATTTGA
- the LOC125151770 gene encoding schlafen family member 5-like isoform X8, giving the protein MSLKVDLETNFAECVLNAGKIILGDTQRKEMNPELRKKQRENILKAICALLNSGGGVVKAEIENKDYNYEIHGVGLMMPSIFKDYLDEMQQGELFLIFVRSWNADASGVRIATLCSNLHYRYRASTDVMDSKEALAFLKGKTQTLRNTDSSSLSPHKVQVGVRNEYNIRASAAAVFARTQLQYLEKLNFTNSLHVEFKMFSTEESQCFHESLPSCVSAFANTEGGYIFFGVHDETHEVIGCEKEKIDFDMLKACIDSCIRNLPVHHFCTQKHEIKYAVKFLEVHNQGILHGYVCAVKVEQFCCAVFSKMPSSWQVKDNCVKQLDTKQWIAWMMEADPDLSRFSEMVLALSLSSTTPRSRTVCTHKNFECLEAQQKRIFPVLPDRMVYTPESVYKELFSTHKGLKNLINKEMCSFSQGILIFSRSWAVDVGLQEKQGVICDALLLSQNNTPRLYTILSEWDPSWKGYSRKVARVLKQMLVNTGGYTGKLCITPLIFLLNPDNTATTLHDLDLQIYPNSYNLRTTQHMEALLRSLVIVLLGFRSFLSEEMGSEMCLRESQEYL; this is encoded by the exons ATGAGTCTCAAGGTTGATTTGGAAACAAACTTTGCTGAATGTGTCTTAAATGCAGGAAAGATCATCCTTGGGGatacacaaaggaaagaaatgaatccTGAATTGCggaaaaaacagagggaaaacatCTTGAAAGCAATATGTGCTCTGCTGAATTCTGGTGGCGGAGTGGTCAAGGCTGAGATTGAGAACAAAGACTACAATTATGAAATCCATGGAGTAGGCCTGATGATGCCTtcaatttttaaagactatttagATGAGATGCAGCAGGGAGAACTCTTTTTGATTTTTGTGAGATCCTGGAACGCAGATGCCTCTGGTGTACGAATCGCTACCTTGTGCTCCAATTTGCACTATAGATACAGAGCATCTACTGATGTCATGGATTCTAAGGAAGCATTGGCATTCCTCAAAGGGAAAACTCAGACTCTTAGGAATACTGATTCCAGTTCATTAAGTCCACACAAAGTTCAGGTTGGTGTGCGAAACGAGTATAACATAAGGGCCTCAGCTGCTGCTGTATTCGCTAGAACTCAGCTTCAGTACCTAGAAAAGCTCAACTTTACTAATTCCCTCCACGttgaatttaaaatgttctcaaCAGAGGAGTCACAGTGCTTTCACGAGAGTCTCCCCAGTTGTGTTTCTGCATTTGCAAACACTGAAGGAGGGTATATATTTTTTGGTGTGCATGATGAGACCCATGAAGTCATTGGatgtgaaaaggagaaaatagattTTGACATGTTGAAGGCTTGTATTGATTCCTGTATTAGGAATCTCCCTGTCCATCATTTCTGTACACAGAAGCATGAGATAAAATATGCTGTCAAATTCCTTGAAGTACACAATCAGGGGATCCTCCATGGATATGTCTGTGCAGTCAAGGTGGAACAATTTTGCTGTGCAGTGTTTTCCAAGATGCCCAGTTCCTGGCAGGTGAAGGACAATTGTGTGAAACAGCTGGACACGAAGCAATGGATAGCTTGGATGATGGAAGCCGACCCAG atctttccagattttctgaGATGGTCCTTGCATTGAGTTTGTCATCCACTACACCCCGCAGCAGGACTGTGTGCACTCATAAGAATTTTGAATGTCTGGAAGCACAGCAAAAACGTATCTTTCCAG TATTACCAGACAGAATGGTGTATACACCAGAAAGCGTCTACAAGGAGCTGTTCTCAACACATAAAGGActcaaaaacttaataaataaggaaatgtgctctttctctcaaggaATATTGATATTCTCTCGAAGCTGGGCTGTGGACGTGGGTCTGCAAGAGAAGCAGGGAGTCATCTGCGATGCTCTTCTGCTTTCCCAGAACAACACCCCACGCCTCTACACTATCCTCAGCGAGTGGGACCCAAGCTGGAAGGGCTACTCTAGGAAAGTCGCCCGCGTCTTAAAACAGATGCTGGTGAACACAGGTGGCTACACTGGGAAATTGTGTATCACTCCCTTGATCTTCCTACTGAATCCTGATAATACAGCAACGACTCTTCATGATTTGGATTTGCAAATTTACCCCAACTCCTATAACCTTAGGACCACCCAGCACATGGAAGCTCTGTTACGGTCCCTTGTGATAGTCTTGCTCGGATTCCGATCTTTCTTAAGTGAAGAGATGGGCTCTGAG ATGTGTTTAAGA GAGTCACAGGAATATCTCTGA
- the LOC125151770 gene encoding schlafen family member 5-like isoform X11 — MSLKVDLETNFAECVLNAGKIILGDTQRKEMNPELRKKQRENILKAICALLNSGGGVVKAEIENKDYNYEIHGVGLMMPSIFKDYLDEMQQGELFLIFVRSWNADASGVRIATLCSNLHYRYRASTDVMDSKEALAFLKGKTQTLRNTDSSSLSPHKVQVGVRNEYNIRASAAAVFARTQLQYLEKLNFTNSLHVEFKMFSTEESQCFHESLPSCVSAFANTEGGYIFFGVHDETHEVIGCEKEKIDFDMLKACIDSCIRNLPVHHFCTQKHEIKYAVKFLEVHNQGILHGYVCAVKVEQFCCAVFSKMPSSWQVKDNCVKQLDTKQWIAWMMEADPDLSRFSEMVLALSLSSTTPRSRTVCTHKNFECLEAQQKRIFPEEAWNHFVPPKRKGHVEIILMATT, encoded by the exons ATGAGTCTCAAGGTTGATTTGGAAACAAACTTTGCTGAATGTGTCTTAAATGCAGGAAAGATCATCCTTGGGGatacacaaaggaaagaaatgaatccTGAATTGCggaaaaaacagagggaaaacatCTTGAAAGCAATATGTGCTCTGCTGAATTCTGGTGGCGGAGTGGTCAAGGCTGAGATTGAGAACAAAGACTACAATTATGAAATCCATGGAGTAGGCCTGATGATGCCTtcaatttttaaagactatttagATGAGATGCAGCAGGGAGAACTCTTTTTGATTTTTGTGAGATCCTGGAACGCAGATGCCTCTGGTGTACGAATCGCTACCTTGTGCTCCAATTTGCACTATAGATACAGAGCATCTACTGATGTCATGGATTCTAAGGAAGCATTGGCATTCCTCAAAGGGAAAACTCAGACTCTTAGGAATACTGATTCCAGTTCATTAAGTCCACACAAAGTTCAGGTTGGTGTGCGAAACGAGTATAACATAAGGGCCTCAGCTGCTGCTGTATTCGCTAGAACTCAGCTTCAGTACCTAGAAAAGCTCAACTTTACTAATTCCCTCCACGttgaatttaaaatgttctcaaCAGAGGAGTCACAGTGCTTTCACGAGAGTCTCCCCAGTTGTGTTTCTGCATTTGCAAACACTGAAGGAGGGTATATATTTTTTGGTGTGCATGATGAGACCCATGAAGTCATTGGatgtgaaaaggagaaaatagattTTGACATGTTGAAGGCTTGTATTGATTCCTGTATTAGGAATCTCCCTGTCCATCATTTCTGTACACAGAAGCATGAGATAAAATATGCTGTCAAATTCCTTGAAGTACACAATCAGGGGATCCTCCATGGATATGTCTGTGCAGTCAAGGTGGAACAATTTTGCTGTGCAGTGTTTTCCAAGATGCCCAGTTCCTGGCAGGTGAAGGACAATTGTGTGAAACAGCTGGACACGAAGCAATGGATAGCTTGGATGATGGAAGCCGACCCAG atctttccagattttctgaGATGGTCCTTGCATTGAGTTTGTCATCCACTACACCCCGCAGCAGGACTGTGTGCACTCATAAGAATTTTGAATGTCTGGAAGCACAGCAAAAACGTATCTTTCCAG AAGAAGCTTGGAATCATTTTGTTCCACCTAAAAGAAAAGGACATGTGGAGATTATTTTGATGGCAACCACATGA
- the LOC125151770 gene encoding schlafen family member 5-like isoform X4, giving the protein MSLKVDLETNFAECVLNAGKIILGDTQRKEMNPELRKKQRENILKAICALLNSGGGVVKAEIENKDYNYEIHGVGLMMPSIFKDYLDEMQQGELFLIFVRSWNADASGVRIATLCSNLHYRYRASTDVMDSKEALAFLKGKTQTLRNTDSSSLSPHKVQVGVRNEYNIRASAAAVFARTQLQYLEKLNFTNSLHVEFKMFSTEESQCFHESLPSCVSAFANTEGGYIFFGVHDETHEVIGCEKEKIDFDMLKACIDSCIRNLPVHHFCTQKHEIKYAVKFLEVHNQGILHGYVCAVKVEQFCCAVFSKMPSSWQVKDNCVKQLDTKQWIAWMMEADPDLSRFSEMVLALSLSSTTPRSRTVCTHKNFECLEAQQKRIFPVLPDRMVYTPESVYKELFSTHKGLKNLINKEMCSFSQGILIFSRSWAVDVGLQEKQGVICDALLLSQNNTPRLYTILSEWDPSWKGYSRKVARVLKQMLVNTGGYTGKLCITPLIFLLNPDNTATTLHDLDLQIYPNSYNLRTTQHMEALLRSLVIVLLGFRSFLSEEMGSEMCLRDSVRRFSGLERNIVFGFNLTAEPDIFHNLLLCLASRAKKHLYILKVPI; this is encoded by the exons ATGAGTCTCAAGGTTGATTTGGAAACAAACTTTGCTGAATGTGTCTTAAATGCAGGAAAGATCATCCTTGGGGatacacaaaggaaagaaatgaatccTGAATTGCggaaaaaacagagggaaaacatCTTGAAAGCAATATGTGCTCTGCTGAATTCTGGTGGCGGAGTGGTCAAGGCTGAGATTGAGAACAAAGACTACAATTATGAAATCCATGGAGTAGGCCTGATGATGCCTtcaatttttaaagactatttagATGAGATGCAGCAGGGAGAACTCTTTTTGATTTTTGTGAGATCCTGGAACGCAGATGCCTCTGGTGTACGAATCGCTACCTTGTGCTCCAATTTGCACTATAGATACAGAGCATCTACTGATGTCATGGATTCTAAGGAAGCATTGGCATTCCTCAAAGGGAAAACTCAGACTCTTAGGAATACTGATTCCAGTTCATTAAGTCCACACAAAGTTCAGGTTGGTGTGCGAAACGAGTATAACATAAGGGCCTCAGCTGCTGCTGTATTCGCTAGAACTCAGCTTCAGTACCTAGAAAAGCTCAACTTTACTAATTCCCTCCACGttgaatttaaaatgttctcaaCAGAGGAGTCACAGTGCTTTCACGAGAGTCTCCCCAGTTGTGTTTCTGCATTTGCAAACACTGAAGGAGGGTATATATTTTTTGGTGTGCATGATGAGACCCATGAAGTCATTGGatgtgaaaaggagaaaatagattTTGACATGTTGAAGGCTTGTATTGATTCCTGTATTAGGAATCTCCCTGTCCATCATTTCTGTACACAGAAGCATGAGATAAAATATGCTGTCAAATTCCTTGAAGTACACAATCAGGGGATCCTCCATGGATATGTCTGTGCAGTCAAGGTGGAACAATTTTGCTGTGCAGTGTTTTCCAAGATGCCCAGTTCCTGGCAGGTGAAGGACAATTGTGTGAAACAGCTGGACACGAAGCAATGGATAGCTTGGATGATGGAAGCCGACCCAG atctttccagattttctgaGATGGTCCTTGCATTGAGTTTGTCATCCACTACACCCCGCAGCAGGACTGTGTGCACTCATAAGAATTTTGAATGTCTGGAAGCACAGCAAAAACGTATCTTTCCAG TATTACCAGACAGAATGGTGTATACACCAGAAAGCGTCTACAAGGAGCTGTTCTCAACACATAAAGGActcaaaaacttaataaataaggaaatgtgctctttctctcaaggaATATTGATATTCTCTCGAAGCTGGGCTGTGGACGTGGGTCTGCAAGAGAAGCAGGGAGTCATCTGCGATGCTCTTCTGCTTTCCCAGAACAACACCCCACGCCTCTACACTATCCTCAGCGAGTGGGACCCAAGCTGGAAGGGCTACTCTAGGAAAGTCGCCCGCGTCTTAAAACAGATGCTGGTGAACACAGGTGGCTACACTGGGAAATTGTGTATCACTCCCTTGATCTTCCTACTGAATCCTGATAATACAGCAACGACTCTTCATGATTTGGATTTGCAAATTTACCCCAACTCCTATAACCTTAGGACCACCCAGCACATGGAAGCTCTGTTACGGTCCCTTGTGATAGTCTTGCTCGGATTCCGATCTTTCTTAAGTGAAGAGATGGGCTCTGAG ATGTGTTTAAGA GACAGTGTCCGTCGATTTTCAGGCCTGGAAAGAAACATCGTGTTTGGGTTCAACCTAACAGCTGAGCCAGATATTTTCCATAATCTTCTGCTCTGTCTGGCTTCCAGGGCAAAGAAACATCTCTATATTCTGAAGGTTCCTATTTGA